From a single Epinephelus fuscoguttatus linkage group LG18, E.fuscoguttatus.final_Chr_v1 genomic region:
- the LOC125906162 gene encoding major histocompatibility complex class I-related gene protein-like produces the protein MKLLLLFLFCHVSSPVKHSLEYLLTASSGVPDFPDFVGTSVVDDILVANCNTNEKIVEPKQDWMKKIFQHFPGSMEAYTQMCLVNLPYGFKATIFRLKQDLNQTGGIHTLQARIGCEWDDETGEVNGFNQYGYDGEDLMSFDLKTLTWIAAKPQAVITKITRNASRYVVFDVDGIYVTQICPYFLKIYVSYGNSVLLRTDLPSVSLLQKSPSSPVSCHATGFYPNRAMMFWRKDGEEIHEDVDIREILPNHDGSFQMSVDLNLSSVPPEDWRRYDCVFHLSGVKDDIITKLDKAVIRTNLVSPSQSPAGPVIGVVVGLLLLLALCITGIFLWRRNHHGFRPANNSSSQLDNTLALTDDNSQ, from the exons atgaagtTACTTTTGTTGTTTCTCTTCTGTCATGTTTCATCTCCAG TGAAACACTCCCTGGAGTACTTGTTAACTGCGTCCTCTGGAGTTCCAGACTTCCCAGACTTTGTGGGTACTTCAGTGGTTGATGACATTTTGGTGGCAAACTGCAACACCAATGAAAAGATAGTAGAACCGAAACAGGACTGGatgaaaaaaatctttcaaCATTTTCCTGGGTCCATGGAGGCGTACACTCAAATGTGTCTTGTGAATCTGCCATACGGGTTTAAAGCCACGATCTTCCGTTTGAAGCAGGATCTGAATCAAACTGGAG gtaTTCACACCTTGCAGGCGAGGATAGGCTGTGAGTGGGACGATGAGACTGGAGAGGTTAATGGTTTTAATCAGTATGGTTATGATGGAGAAGACTTAATGTCATTCGACCTGAAGACACTGACATGGATTGCTGCGAAACCACAGGCTGTCATCACTAAAATTACACGGAATGCCTCCAGATATGTAGTTTTTGATGTGGATGGGATTTATGTCACTCAGATATGCCCTTATTTTCTGAAGATATATGTATCCTATGGCAACAGCGTTCTGCTGAGAACAG accttccctcagtgtctctcctccagaagtctccctcctctccagtcAGCTGCCACGCTACAGGTTTCTACCCTAACAGAGCCATGATGTtctggaggaaagatggagaggagattCATGAGGACGTGGACATCAGAGAGATCCTCCCCAACCATGATGGATCCTTCCAGATGAGTGTTGACCTGAACCTTTCATCAGTCCCACCTGAAGACTGGAGGAGGTACGACTGTGTGTTTCATCTCTCTGGTGTGaaggatgacatcatcaccaaaCTGGACAAAGCAGTGATCAGGACCAACTTGG TTTCTCCCTCACAGTCTCCTGCTGGTCCTGTTATTGGAGTTGTTGtaggactgctgctgctgctggcactCTGCATCACTGGAATCTTCCTCTGGAGAAGGAACCATCATG GATTCAGACCTGCAAACA ACTCTTCATCTCAGTTGGACAACACTTTAGCCCTAACTGATGACA ACTCCCAGTGA